In one window of Streptomyces sp. NBC_01224 DNA:
- a CDS encoding DNRLRE domain-containing protein, which produces MSGSRWFATTGLVLAGLLAVDVAAPAAALAAATAPRPTGTPRPQDDVTSALLRARLEGKRVEVVGERTETRTLWADPSGTLTEDQAAGPVRFRNADGSWTAVDINLAKAADGTVEAKAHPLGLTLGGATPARADEPATRRLRAAEPVAASTPLVTLTSPEGSRVELGWRGALTAPRIAGTRATYPDALPYADLVVSATRTGFEQFLVLKSRQAVDGADALRMTLTAKGLTAKADSDGGVAFTDSKTGKPAGILPAPVMWDARADVRSGEHPHRAPVAMEVTQEGDRVDLALTPDAAFLADPATQFPVTVDPAVNLLTTFTTFVQEGYGTDQSTATELKLGNNGSGQVARSFLRFDTKPVKGKDVTSATLKLWNHHSWSCQARDWEVWDTSTPTTATRWTNQPNWNRKWATSSQTKGFGAGCDDGWVAADVTTLARAWASNANAENTLGIRATDEKDSFAWKRFNSRNAAKNVPVLSVTYNNPPGAPTAVALSPSSYNTFNKRTYATSLTPTFAAKVADPDGGTVRAQFEVTADPAFNDAGAYSWTGTSGAVASGGTAKLALPADKKLGAFGYRVRTRAYDGSAYGPWSAYLPFRVNTANPAAPQISCEGFPRDQWTDRTGEISCTLTTTSTDGRGYLWGLDDPNTPQQVNDPAGTGGKPQTVKIKPAKGWHTLNARTVDSAGLLSGVTAHQFGVGPKPTVLPVPDVPTALQEGAEHTTTPLLSGVLTAGNRAYVRGEFTLFDAAGSAMGNVQLPPSFENSGNRVATMIPEGTLVPGRAYQWAMRACGDAACSPWTAKRTFTAKTPAAIPAPQVRTVDISGAALRDATAPVGDADCGGTPCAAVEDGTLRVGTPGGTAWRSWLHADLSALPAGARITDARLKLHRADCTDDSSTCAEPAATVLDLAEAWDASLSGQELATAANEEPLLNDDELPATLSDLNLGSLVADWLAGTDNHGLSLQLGDEKTAAPGIVYHSSRAADLALRPVLTVSYIPSGAPGSPENVKAVPADHGLLATWNPPNDPGAATDTLTYTVTVHQGASEVARTTTQDTRAVFDTLTNGADHTVTVTATSAFGTSGPTRSSTAKPVAVTDQERYVKAVRDYLAARAGVLKGAHTTIEQATTSSPNGAMFRDLLAEQLPDLADRREAYARHNRRFTEVTSTFDNVLTGPGPDNSVVVRGTLAEHSVLTHTDGTQEPEEGELPGRFVFNGGVLRQEADDAAVEVTLPSTGDAVRDATVAPPAEDSIDDIPTGEEETLPIELDADGMPVDEPVPAAGAPGALRAAPNHSGTVTWAKRNVKIKWDYGTDCANFVSKALHWGGKMQQRKGGRKNASRWFRNNIGPIRLDSYTWAAAANLRQHLKNHRGGREISRYDARPGDIIFGYYRSSKKWNHTGVVTSAKGGNINITQHGTAAHTTLNQWFKRNKNLSAISIIRPGKRS; this is translated from the coding sequence ATGTCCGGATCCAGGTGGTTCGCGACCACCGGTCTGGTGCTCGCCGGCCTTCTGGCCGTCGATGTGGCGGCTCCAGCCGCCGCGCTCGCAGCGGCCACCGCCCCGCGTCCGACAGGCACACCGCGGCCTCAGGACGACGTCACCTCGGCGCTGCTTCGCGCACGCCTGGAGGGCAAGCGCGTCGAGGTCGTAGGGGAACGCACCGAGACCCGAACCCTGTGGGCCGACCCGAGCGGCACCCTGACCGAGGACCAGGCCGCCGGCCCAGTCCGCTTCCGGAACGCCGACGGCTCGTGGACCGCGGTCGACATCAATCTTGCCAAGGCAGCCGACGGCACGGTCGAGGCGAAGGCGCACCCGCTGGGCCTCACTCTCGGTGGGGCCACCCCCGCACGGGCCGACGAACCGGCCACCCGTCGACTGCGGGCCGCGGAGCCGGTCGCCGCCTCGACGCCGCTGGTGACGCTGACCTCGCCAGAGGGCAGTCGCGTCGAGCTGGGCTGGCGAGGTGCGCTGACCGCGCCCCGCATCGCCGGCACCCGGGCCACCTACCCCGATGCGCTGCCGTACGCCGACCTCGTGGTCTCGGCCACCCGTACCGGCTTCGAGCAGTTCCTCGTCCTCAAGTCCCGCCAGGCCGTTGACGGCGCGGACGCTCTGCGGATGACGCTCACGGCCAAGGGCCTGACCGCCAAGGCCGACAGCGACGGCGGGGTGGCTTTCACCGACAGCAAGACCGGCAAGCCCGCGGGTATCCTGCCCGCTCCCGTGATGTGGGACGCGCGCGCCGACGTACGCTCCGGGGAACATCCGCACCGCGCGCCCGTCGCCATGGAGGTGACGCAGGAGGGCGACCGGGTCGACCTCGCGCTCACCCCCGACGCCGCGTTCCTCGCTGATCCGGCCACGCAGTTCCCCGTCACCGTCGACCCGGCGGTCAACCTGCTCACCACGTTCACCACCTTCGTCCAGGAGGGCTACGGAACCGACCAGTCCACCGCCACCGAACTCAAGCTCGGCAATAACGGCTCGGGACAGGTCGCGCGGTCCTTTCTCCGCTTCGACACCAAGCCGGTGAAGGGCAAGGACGTCACGTCGGCGACGCTGAAGCTGTGGAACCACCACTCGTGGTCCTGCCAGGCCCGCGACTGGGAGGTCTGGGACACCAGCACGCCCACCACCGCCACCCGCTGGACCAACCAGCCCAACTGGAACCGCAAGTGGGCCACGTCCAGCCAGACCAAGGGCTTCGGCGCGGGCTGTGACGACGGCTGGGTCGCCGCCGATGTGACCACCCTGGCCCGGGCCTGGGCGTCCAACGCGAACGCCGAGAACACGCTCGGCATCCGGGCGACGGACGAGAAGGACTCCTTCGCCTGGAAGCGCTTCAACTCCCGCAACGCGGCCAAGAACGTGCCCGTCCTGTCGGTGACGTACAACAACCCGCCGGGAGCGCCGACCGCCGTCGCGCTCTCCCCGTCCTCGTACAACACCTTCAACAAGCGCACGTACGCCACCTCGTTGACGCCGACCTTCGCCGCGAAGGTCGCCGACCCCGACGGCGGCACGGTGCGGGCCCAGTTCGAGGTCACCGCGGATCCGGCGTTCAACGACGCCGGCGCCTACAGCTGGACCGGTACCAGCGGCGCCGTCGCCTCCGGCGGCACCGCCAAGCTGGCCCTGCCCGCCGACAAGAAGCTCGGCGCGTTCGGCTACCGCGTGCGCACCCGCGCGTACGACGGCTCCGCGTACGGCCCCTGGAGCGCCTACCTCCCGTTCCGGGTGAACACCGCCAATCCCGCCGCGCCACAGATCAGCTGCGAGGGCTTCCCGCGCGACCAGTGGACCGACAGGACCGGCGAGATCAGCTGCACCCTCACCACCACGTCGACCGACGGCCGCGGCTACCTGTGGGGCCTCGACGACCCCAACACCCCGCAGCAGGTCAACGACCCCGCCGGCACCGGCGGCAAGCCGCAGACCGTCAAGATCAAGCCCGCCAAAGGCTGGCACACCCTGAACGCCCGCACCGTGGACTCCGCCGGCCTGCTGTCCGGCGTGACCGCCCACCAGTTCGGCGTCGGTCCCAAGCCGACCGTCCTGCCCGTCCCGGACGTGCCGACCGCGCTCCAGGAAGGCGCTGAGCACACAACCACACCCCTGCTGTCCGGTGTGCTGACAGCCGGCAACCGCGCATACGTGCGCGGCGAATTCACGCTGTTCGACGCCGCCGGCTCGGCCATGGGCAACGTACAACTGCCGCCGTCTTTCGAGAACAGCGGCAACCGCGTCGCCACGATGATCCCCGAGGGCACGCTGGTGCCCGGACGCGCCTACCAGTGGGCGATGCGGGCCTGCGGTGACGCGGCCTGCTCTCCGTGGACGGCCAAGCGCACCTTTACTGCCAAGACACCCGCCGCCATACCGGCCCCACAGGTCCGCACCGTCGACATATCCGGCGCCGCCCTGCGCGACGCCACCGCACCCGTCGGCGACGCCGACTGCGGCGGCACCCCGTGCGCAGCCGTCGAAGACGGCACCCTGCGCGTCGGGACCCCCGGCGGCACAGCCTGGCGCAGCTGGCTCCACGCCGATCTGTCGGCCCTTCCCGCCGGCGCCCGGATCACCGACGCCCGACTGAAACTGCACCGGGCCGACTGCACGGACGACAGCAGCACCTGCGCCGAACCCGCAGCCACCGTCCTCGACCTCGCCGAGGCATGGGACGCCTCCCTCAGCGGTCAGGAGCTCGCCACCGCCGCCAACGAAGAGCCGCTCCTCAACGACGACGAACTCCCCGCCACGCTCAGTGACCTCAATCTCGGCTCGCTCGTCGCGGACTGGCTGGCCGGCACAGACAACCACGGCCTGAGCCTCCAGCTCGGCGACGAGAAAACCGCCGCCCCCGGAATCGTCTACCACTCCTCGCGCGCCGCCGATCTGGCACTGCGCCCGGTCCTGACGGTGTCCTACATCCCCTCCGGCGCCCCTGGCAGCCCCGAGAACGTCAAGGCCGTCCCGGCCGACCACGGTCTGCTGGCCACCTGGAACCCGCCGAACGACCCCGGCGCCGCGACAGACACTCTCACCTACACCGTGACCGTCCACCAAGGCGCCTCCGAGGTCGCCCGCACCACCACGCAGGACACCCGCGCTGTCTTCGACACCCTCACCAACGGCGCCGACCACACCGTGACAGTCACCGCAACCTCGGCCTTCGGCACCTCCGGGCCAACCCGGTCCTCGACCGCGAAGCCCGTCGCCGTGACCGATCAGGAGCGCTACGTCAAGGCCGTCCGCGACTACCTCGCCGCGCGCGCCGGTGTCCTCAAGGGCGCCCACACGACCATCGAGCAGGCCACCACGAGCAGCCCGAACGGCGCCATGTTCCGGGACCTGCTCGCCGAGCAGTTGCCTGATCTGGCCGACCGCCGCGAGGCATACGCCCGCCACAACCGTCGCTTCACCGAGGTCACCAGCACGTTCGACAACGTCCTGACCGGCCCCGGCCCCGACAACTCCGTGGTGGTACGCGGCACCCTCGCCGAGCACAGCGTGCTCACCCACACCGACGGCACCCAGGAACCGGAAGAAGGCGAACTGCCCGGCCGTTTCGTCTTCAACGGCGGCGTCCTGCGCCAAGAGGCCGACGACGCAGCCGTCGAAGTCACCCTGCCGTCGACGGGCGACGCCGTGCGGGACGCCACCGTCGCCCCTCCCGCCGAGGACAGCATCGACGACATCCCGACGGGCGAGGAAGAGACCCTCCCGATCGAGCTGGACGCCGACGGCATGCCCGTCGACGAGCCCGTGCCCGCCGCCGGAGCGCCCGGCGCGCTGCGCGCCGCTCCCAACCACTCGGGCACCGTGACCTGGGCCAAGCGCAACGTCAAAATCAAGTGGGACTATGGCACCGACTGCGCGAACTTCGTCTCCAAGGCGCTGCACTGGGGCGGAAAGATGCAGCAGCGCAAGGGCGGTCGCAAGAATGCCTCACGCTGGTTCCGCAACAACATCGGCCCAATCCGCCTCGACAGTTACACCTGGGCCGCCGCAGCCAACCTGCGCCAGCACCTGAAGAACCACCGGGGCGGCCGGGAGATCTCGCGATACGACGCCCGTCCGGGCGACATCATCTTTGGCTACTACCGATCGTCCAAGAAGTGGAACCACACCGGAGTGGTCACGTCCGCCAAGGGGGGCAACATCAACATCACCCAGCACGGCACAGCCGCCCACACGACACTGAACCAGTGGTTCAAGCGCAACAAGAATCTCAGTGCCATCAGCATCATCCGTCCGGGGAAGCGCAGTTGA
- a CDS encoding thioesterase family protein yields the protein MAQAAAQTAQAAQVTIGNSEFDRDTAVTLREEGVYDAELSAGWTIIQAVNGGYLLAVLGRALGEALPHPDPFSVSAHYLTASVPGPAVIRTQTVRTGRTLSTGQASLFQYAEDGTEVERIRVIATYGDLDALSDEVRTSAKPPAIPPLEHCLGPSDGPAPIPGSSAITERLDIKLDPATIGWAVGAPSGKGEMRGWFGLADGRDADPLSLLLTVDALPPTSFELGLKGWTPTIELTTHIRCRPAPGPLRVSITTRNLAGGFLEEDADVWDSADRLVAQSRQLARAPRA from the coding sequence ATGGCACAGGCAGCAGCGCAGACGGCTCAGGCCGCGCAGGTAACCATCGGGAACAGCGAGTTCGACCGCGACACCGCCGTCACCCTTCGCGAGGAAGGCGTCTACGACGCCGAGCTCTCCGCCGGATGGACGATCATCCAGGCCGTCAACGGCGGTTATCTGCTGGCCGTGCTCGGCCGTGCGCTCGGTGAGGCCCTGCCGCACCCCGACCCCTTCTCGGTCTCCGCGCACTACCTCACCGCATCCGTCCCGGGCCCCGCGGTGATCCGCACCCAGACGGTCCGAACCGGCCGCACCCTCTCCACCGGCCAGGCCTCCCTCTTCCAGTACGCGGAGGACGGCACCGAGGTCGAGCGCATCCGCGTCATCGCCACCTACGGCGATCTGGACGCACTGTCCGACGAGGTACGCACATCGGCGAAGCCGCCGGCCATCCCGCCGCTGGAGCACTGCCTCGGCCCGAGCGACGGCCCGGCCCCGATCCCCGGCAGCTCCGCCATCACCGAGCGGCTCGACATCAAACTCGACCCGGCGACGATCGGCTGGGCCGTCGGCGCCCCCTCCGGCAAGGGCGAGATGCGCGGCTGGTTCGGCCTCGCGGACGGCCGCGACGCCGATCCGCTCTCGCTCCTGCTCACCGTCGACGCGCTGCCGCCCACCTCGTTCGAGCTGGGCCTCAAGGGCTGGACGCCGACCATCGAACTCACCACCCACATCCGCTGCCGCCCCGCCCCCGGCCCGCTGCGCGTCTCCATCACCACCCGCAATCTCGCGGGCGGCTTCCTGGAGGAGGACGCGGACGTCTGGGACAGCGCGGACCGGCTGGTGGCCCAGTCCCGCCAACTGGCGCGAGCACCGCGCGCATAG
- a CDS encoding trimeric intracellular cation channel family protein, translating into MLNELFTPSVQHALDIVGIFVFAISGALLAVRKNFDVFGIAVLAEVTALGGGLFRDIVIGAVPPAAFTDLGYFTTPLLAAGLVFFLHPHVERIQVGVNVFDAAGLGLFCVTGTVKAYDYGLGLTASAALGLATAVGGGVLRDVLANEVPSLLRWDRDLYAVPAMVGATMIVLCIRFGTLNAFTSGTAVIVAFVLRLLAMRYHWRAPRAYNRRSATAEEGPAAT; encoded by the coding sequence GTGCTCAACGAACTGTTCACGCCCTCCGTCCAGCATGCGCTCGACATCGTCGGAATCTTCGTCTTCGCGATCTCCGGCGCTCTGCTCGCCGTACGCAAGAACTTCGATGTCTTCGGCATCGCGGTACTCGCCGAGGTGACCGCGCTGGGCGGGGGGCTCTTCCGTGACATCGTCATCGGGGCGGTCCCGCCCGCGGCGTTCACGGATCTCGGCTACTTCACCACCCCGCTCCTCGCCGCCGGCCTGGTGTTCTTCCTGCATCCGCACGTCGAACGGATCCAGGTGGGCGTCAATGTCTTCGACGCTGCCGGCCTCGGGCTGTTCTGCGTCACGGGCACGGTCAAGGCGTACGACTACGGCCTCGGCCTCACCGCGTCGGCGGCCCTGGGGCTGGCCACCGCGGTCGGCGGCGGTGTGCTGCGCGACGTACTGGCCAATGAGGTGCCTTCGCTGCTGCGCTGGGACCGAGACCTGTACGCGGTACCCGCGATGGTCGGCGCCACCATGATCGTGCTGTGTATCCGCTTCGGCACGCTCAACGCGTTCACCAGCGGCACCGCGGTCATCGTGGCCTTCGTGCTGCGGCTGCTGGCGATGCGCTACCACTGGCGGGCCCCGCGCGCCTACAACCGGCGGTCGGCGACGGCCGAGGAGGGCCCCGCGGCCACCTGA
- a CDS encoding ABC transporter ATP-binding protein codes for MDVPAQRPAGGGGTVKDAVSREVLLKVTGLQKHFPLKKGLLQRSAGAVKAVDGIDFEVHSGETLGVVGESGCGKSTMGRLITRLLEPTAGEIEFEGRDITHLGVGAMRPMRRDMQMIFQDPFSSLNPRHTIGTIVSAPFKLQGVTPEGGVKKEVQRLLEVVGLNPEHYNRYPHEFSGGQRQRIGIARALALNPKLVVADEPVSALDVSIQAQVVNLLDDLQTELGLTYVIIAHDLSVVRHVSDRIAVMYLGKIVELADRESLYKAPMHPYTKALLSAVPIPDPKRRSAKSERILLKGDVPSPISPPSGCRFHTRCWKATQVCKTQEPPLVALKTGHQVACHHPENAPDQVPGETVTAAAREAIEIVTVQKPEADETAADDGVTSSDTPEDSPKE; via the coding sequence GTGGACGTTCCGGCGCAGAGGCCTGCCGGGGGCGGCGGGACGGTCAAGGACGCGGTCTCCCGCGAAGTGCTGCTCAAGGTGACCGGACTGCAGAAGCACTTCCCCCTCAAGAAGGGGCTGCTGCAGCGCAGCGCCGGTGCGGTGAAGGCCGTCGACGGGATCGACTTCGAGGTGCACTCGGGCGAGACCCTGGGCGTCGTCGGGGAGTCCGGCTGCGGAAAGTCGACGATGGGCCGGCTGATCACCCGGCTGCTCGAACCCACCGCGGGGGAGATCGAGTTCGAGGGGAGGGACATCACGCACCTCGGCGTCGGCGCCATGCGCCCGATGCGCCGCGACATGCAGATGATCTTCCAGGACCCGTTCTCCTCGCTGAACCCCCGGCACACGATCGGCACGATCGTGTCGGCCCCCTTCAAGCTGCAGGGCGTCACGCCCGAGGGCGGCGTCAAGAAGGAGGTGCAGCGGCTGCTGGAGGTCGTGGGTCTCAACCCCGAGCACTACAACCGCTATCCGCACGAGTTCTCCGGCGGCCAGCGCCAGCGCATCGGCATCGCCCGCGCGCTCGCGCTCAACCCCAAGCTGGTCGTGGCGGACGAGCCGGTGTCGGCGCTGGACGTCTCGATCCAGGCGCAGGTCGTGAACCTGCTCGACGACCTCCAGACCGAGCTCGGCCTGACCTACGTGATCATCGCCCATGACCTCTCGGTCGTACGGCACGTCTCGGACCGGATCGCGGTGATGTACCTCGGCAAGATCGTGGAGCTGGCGGACCGCGAGTCGCTCTACAAGGCGCCGATGCACCCGTACACCAAGGCGCTGCTCTCGGCGGTCCCGATCCCGGACCCGAAGCGCCGCTCGGCCAAGAGCGAGCGCATCCTGCTGAAGGGCGACGTGCCGTCGCCGATCTCGCCGCCCAGCGGCTGCCGTTTCCACACCCGGTGCTGGAAGGCGACGCAGGTCTGCAAGACGCAGGAGCCGCCGCTGGTCGCGCTGAAGACCGGGCACCAGGTGGCCTGCCACCACCCGGAGAACGCGCCCGACCAGGTACCCGGCGAGACGGTGACGGCGGCGGCGCGCGAGGCGATCGAGATCGTCACGGTGCAGAAGCCGGAGGCCGACGAGACCGCCGCGGATGACGGCGTCACATCGTCCGATACGCCGGAGGACAGCCCGAAGGAGTAG
- a CDS encoding ABC transporter ATP-binding protein: MTELHKSGAALGEPAPAGSPAPTAFLEVRDLKVHFPTDDGLVKSVDGLNFQLEKGKTLGIVGESGSGKSVTSLGIMGLHTAGQYGKRKAQVSGEIWLDGKELLSADPDEVRKLRGRDMAMIFQDPLSALHPYYTIGKQIVEAYRVHHDVDKKTARKRAIEMLDRVGIPQPDKRVDSYPHEFSGGMRQRAMIAMSLVNNPELLIADEPTTALDVTVQAQILDLIRDLQKEFGSAVIVITHDLGVVAELADDILVMYGGRCVERGPAEKVFYEPRHPYTWGLLGSMPRLDRDQTDRLIPVKGSPPSLINIPSGCAFNPRCPYADVPKDDVTRTVRPELQEVGSRHWAACHMSQEQRERIWTEEIAPKL, translated from the coding sequence ATGACCGAACTGCACAAGAGCGGTGCCGCGCTGGGCGAACCTGCCCCGGCCGGCTCGCCCGCTCCCACCGCCTTCCTCGAAGTGCGCGACCTCAAGGTGCACTTCCCGACCGACGACGGTCTGGTCAAGTCCGTCGACGGGCTCAACTTCCAGCTGGAGAAGGGCAAGACCCTCGGCATCGTCGGCGAGTCCGGCTCCGGCAAGTCCGTCACCTCGCTGGGCATCATGGGCCTGCACACCGCCGGCCAGTACGGCAAGCGCAAGGCACAGGTCTCCGGCGAGATCTGGCTGGACGGCAAGGAACTGCTGTCCGCGGACCCGGACGAGGTGCGCAAGCTGCGCGGCCGCGACATGGCCATGATCTTCCAGGACCCGCTGTCCGCGCTGCACCCGTACTACACGATCGGCAAGCAGATCGTGGAGGCGTACCGCGTCCATCACGACGTGGACAAGAAGACCGCCCGCAAGCGTGCGATCGAGATGCTCGACCGGGTCGGCATCCCGCAGCCCGACAAGCGCGTCGACAGCTACCCGCACGAGTTCTCCGGCGGAATGCGCCAGCGCGCGATGATCGCCATGTCGCTGGTCAACAACCCCGAGCTGCTGATCGCCGACGAGCCGACGACCGCGCTGGACGTGACCGTCCAGGCACAGATCCTCGACCTGATCCGGGATCTGCAGAAGGAGTTCGGCTCCGCGGTCATCGTCATCACCCACGACCTGGGCGTCGTGGCCGAGCTCGCCGACGACATCCTGGTGATGTACGGCGGGCGCTGCGTCGAGCGCGGACCGGCCGAGAAGGTGTTCTACGAGCCCCGGCACCCCTACACCTGGGGTCTGCTGGGCTCGATGCCGCGCCTCGACCGCGACCAGACCGACCGGCTCATCCCGGTCAAGGGTTCCCCGCCGTCGCTCATCAACATCCCGTCGGGCTGCGCCTTCAACCCGCGCTGCCCGTACGCGGATGTACCCAAGGACGACGTGACCCGCACCGTACGGCCCGAGCTGCAGGAGGTCGGCAGCCGGCACTGGGCGGCCTGCCACATGTCGCAGGAGCAGCGGGAGCGTATCTGGACCGAAGAGATTGCGCCCAAGCTGTGA
- a CDS encoding ABC transporter permease translates to MLAYLIRRLFAVVIMVLVVLLATFTIFFMLPKWAGQDVAVLFAGKATGAEQLAGIRIKLGLDDPLLVQFWDFVKGIPMGRDYANGDDVTHCAAPCFGYSFRTEVPVWTTLKDALPVTGALAAGACVLWLLGGVATGVVSALRRGSIWDRAAMTTALAGVSLPIFFTGMVAMGLFVHNLGWVHIADNLSTDDGIGTWFQTLILPWIVLAFLNAAMYARLTRATMLEVLGEDYIRTARAKGLGEGTVITRHALRSAMTPILTVFGLDIGVLLGGAVLTESTFNLPGLGLAAVQAISNKDLPVILGVTLFAALAIAVANLVVDILYAVIDPRVRLG, encoded by the coding sequence GTGCTTGCTTATCTCATCCGGCGCCTGTTCGCCGTAGTCATCATGGTGCTCGTCGTACTGCTCGCGACCTTCACCATCTTCTTCATGCTGCCCAAGTGGGCGGGTCAGGACGTCGCCGTCCTCTTCGCCGGCAAGGCCACGGGTGCCGAGCAGCTCGCGGGCATCCGGATCAAACTGGGTCTCGACGACCCCCTCCTCGTCCAGTTCTGGGACTTCGTCAAGGGCATCCCGATGGGGCGCGACTACGCGAACGGTGACGACGTCACCCACTGCGCCGCGCCCTGCTTCGGCTACTCCTTCCGCACCGAGGTCCCGGTCTGGACCACCCTCAAGGACGCCCTGCCCGTCACCGGCGCGCTCGCCGCCGGTGCCTGTGTCCTGTGGCTCCTCGGCGGTGTCGCCACCGGTGTCGTGTCCGCGCTCCGGCGCGGCAGCATCTGGGACCGTGCCGCGATGACCACCGCCCTCGCCGGCGTCTCCCTGCCGATCTTCTTCACCGGCATGGTCGCGATGGGCCTGTTCGTGCACAACCTCGGTTGGGTGCACATCGCCGACAACCTCTCCACGGACGACGGCATAGGCACCTGGTTCCAGACACTGATCCTGCCGTGGATCGTGCTCGCCTTCCTGAACGCCGCGATGTATGCCCGGCTCACCAGAGCCACCATGCTCGAAGTGCTCGGCGAGGACTACATCCGCACCGCCCGCGCCAAGGGTCTGGGCGAGGGCACCGTCATCACCCGGCACGCCCTGCGTTCCGCGATGACGCCGATCCTCACCGTCTTCGGTCTCGACATCGGCGTGCTCCTCGGTGGCGCCGTCCTCACCGAGTCCACGTTCAACCTGCCGGGGCTCGGGCTCGCGGCGGTCCAGGCCATCAGCAACAAGGACCTGCCCGTGATCCTCGGCGTCACACTGTTCGCGGCTCTCGCGATCGCCGTCGCCAACCTCGTCGTCGATATTCTGTACGCCGTCATCGACCCGCGAGTGAGGCTGGGATGA
- a CDS encoding ABC transporter substrate-binding protein encodes MSTVTSKRRLTAGAALVVAALMTTTACGGGGDDGGSGSKAKGAGFNAAFNKVANASTKKGGTLKMVGKQDLDSADPQRAYYGMAWDFMRFYTRQLVTYDTKPGAASTKLVGDLATGPGVISDGGKTYTYKLRPGITWEDGSPVTSKDVKYGIERIWATDTITGGPQYLMQTLDPKHEYKGPYKDTSADKLGLKAIETPDDNTVIFKLPKPNGDFEQFLAMPSGSPVKASEDTKAKYTQRPFSSGPYKFESYKPGKSIALVRNDKWDKSSDPVRAALPDKVTVTISANLEENDKKLMEGDYDVDLNGTGMTQSGRVTAIQDHKDSVDNMQTSFVRYVALVHTAKPLDDVHCRKAVFYATDFAALQQTRGGEIAGGAIANSTLPVSIKGHSDYDPYGVLARKGKPDAAKAKEELKACGQPSGFSTKLTARNNNPGEVDVAEAMQEQLGKVGIKIEVDPIDGAESSSITGSPSVVKKRGYGMTMSGWGPDFPSGQGFGQPLWDSRFLSETGNYNESQLKDPKIDKLFDNAIAETDPVKAGEIYKQLDKLILDQADWMPFIYEKNITWRGKRLTNAYMSDAYNGRYDYVSLGVVK; translated from the coding sequence ATGTCCACAGTTACCTCGAAACGACGGCTCACCGCTGGTGCGGCCCTCGTGGTCGCGGCGCTGATGACCACCACGGCGTGCGGCGGCGGCGGCGACGACGGCGGCAGCGGCAGCAAGGCGAAGGGCGCCGGCTTCAACGCGGCGTTCAACAAGGTCGCCAACGCGTCCACCAAGAAGGGTGGAACGCTGAAGATGGTCGGCAAGCAGGACCTCGACTCCGCCGACCCCCAGCGTGCCTACTACGGCATGGCCTGGGACTTCATGCGCTTCTACACCCGCCAGCTGGTCACGTACGACACCAAGCCGGGCGCCGCCTCCACCAAGCTGGTCGGCGACCTCGCCACCGGCCCCGGTGTGATCTCGGACGGCGGCAAGACGTACACGTACAAGCTGCGTCCCGGTATCACCTGGGAGGACGGCTCGCCGGTGACGTCCAAGGACGTCAAGTACGGCATCGAGCGCATCTGGGCGACGGACACCATCACCGGTGGCCCGCAGTACCTGATGCAGACGCTGGACCCCAAGCACGAGTACAAGGGCCCGTACAAGGACACGTCCGCGGACAAGCTCGGTCTGAAGGCGATCGAGACGCCCGACGACAACACCGTCATCTTCAAGCTGCCCAAGCCCAACGGTGACTTCGAGCAGTTCCTCGCCATGCCGTCCGGCTCGCCCGTGAAGGCGTCGGAGGACACCAAGGCGAAGTACACCCAGCGGCCGTTCTCCTCGGGCCCGTACAAGTTCGAGTCGTACAAGCCGGGCAAGAGCATCGCGCTCGTCCGCAACGACAAGTGGGACAAGTCCTCGGACCCGGTCCGTGCCGCGCTCCCGGACAAGGTCACGGTGACGATCTCCGCCAACCTGGAGGAGAACGACAAGAAGCTGATGGAGGGCGACTACGACGTCGACCTCAACGGCACCGGCATGACCCAGTCCGGCCGTGTGACCGCCATCCAGGACCACAAGGACAGCGTCGACAACATGCAGACGTCCTTCGTCCGCTACGTCGCGCTCGTCCACACGGCGAAGCCGCTGGACGACGTCCACTGCCGCAAGGCCGTCTTCTACGCCACGGACTTCGCGGCCCTGCAGCAGACCCGCGGTGGCGAGATCGCCGGTGGTGCGATCGCGAACAGCACCCTCCCGGTCTCCATCAAGGGTCACAGCGACTACGACCCGTACGGTGTTCTCGCCCGCAAGGGCAAGCCGGACGCAGCCAAGGCCAAGGAAGAGCTGAAGGCGTGCGGCCAGCCGAGCGGCTTCTCCACCAAGCTCACCGCCCGTAACAACAACCCGGGTGAGGTCGACGTCGCCGAGGCGATGCAGGAGCAGCTCGGCAAGGTCGGCATCAAGATCGAGGTCGACCCGATCGACGGCGCCGAGTCCTCCAGCATCACCGGTTCGCCGTCCGTCGTGAAGAAGCGCGGCTACGGCATGACGATGAGCGGCTGGGGCCCGGACTTCCCGTCCGGCCAGGGCTTCGGCCAGCCGCTGTGGGACAGCCGGTTCCTGTCGGAGACAGGTAACTACAACGAGTCGCAGCTCAAGGACCCGAAGATCGACAAGCTCTTCGACAACGCGATCGCGGAGACCGACCCGGTCAAGGCCGGCGAGATCTACAAGCAGCTCGACAAGCTGATCCTCGACCAGGCCGACTGGATGCCCTTCATCTACGAGAAGAACATCACCTGGCGCGGTAAGCGACTGACGAACGCCTACATGTCCGACGCCTACAACGGCCGTTACGACTACGTCTCGCTCGGCGTCGTCAAGTAA